The Henningerozyma blattae CBS 6284 chromosome 6, complete genome genomic interval AGTTCGAAACTCCAAAATACCAAGTTACCGTTATTGATGCTCCAGGTCACAGAGATTTCATCAAGAACATGATTACTGGTACTTCTCAAGCCGATTGTGctattttgattattgcTGGTGGTGTCGGTGAATTCGAAGCCGGTATTTCCAAGGATGGTCAAACCAGAGAACACGCTTTGTTAGCTTACACCTTAGGTGTTAAGCAATTGATTGTTGCTGTTAACAAGATGGACTCTGTCAACTGGGATGAAGCCAGATTCAAGGAAATTTCCAAGGAAACTGCTAACTTCATCAAGAAGGTCGGTTACAACCCAAAGACTGTTCCATTCGTCCCAATTTCTGGTTGGAACGGTGACAACATGATTGAAGCCACCACTAACGCTTCCTGGTACAAGGGTTGGGAAAAGGAAACCAAGGCTGGTGTTGTTAAAGGTAAGACTTTATTAGAAGCCATTGACTCCATTGAACCACCTGCCAGACCAACTGACAAGCCATTAAGATTGCCATTACAAGATGTTTACAAGATTGGTGGTATTGGTACTGTGCCAGTCGGTAGAGTCGAAACCGGTGTTATCAAGCCAGGTATGGTTGTTACCTTCGCCCCAGCCGGTGTTACTACTGAAGTTAAATCCGTCGAAATGCACCACGAACAATTAGCTGAAGGTTTACCAGGTGACAACGTCGGTTTCAACGTCAAGAACGTTTCCGTTAAGGAAATCAGAAGAGGTAACGTTTGTGGTGACTCCAAGAACGATCCACCAAAGGGTTCTGAATCTTTCAACGCTACTGTCATTGTTTTGAACCATCCAGGTCAATACTCTGCCGGTTACAGTCCAGTCTTAGATTGTCACACTGCTCACATTGCTTGTAGATTcgatgaattattagaaaagaaCGACAGAAGATCTGGTAAGAAATTGGAAGACAATCcaaaattcttgaaatcCGGTGATGCTGCTTTAGTCAAATTCGTTCCATCTAAGCCAATGTGTGTTGAAGCTTTCACTGACTACCCACCATTGGGTAGATTCGCTGTCAGAGATATGAGACAAACTGTCGCTGTCGGTGTTATCAAGTCCGTTGTCAAGTCTGACAAGGCCGGTAAGGTCACCAAGGCTGCTGCCAAGGCTTCCAAATAAGggatttaattaattatttctatacctgttttttaattatatatgtatttattttaatccTTTaagtttctaatttttttttatatactcATTCATTAGTATTGTATTATCGTTTAGTTAAAATGATTTATAGAACATacatattatttacatGTCTTGATTAAATTAATGTTTATATGAGtcaatataatatatgtTGAGCTGAGATGCGTATAAGATACCAATGCATATGAATATAGGCTATTTACCGAAAAACACTGTTCTTAGGGCTGATCCAAAtgtttctttctttttacCTTCTATTTCATTCATTATTCTCTCGTAATATTGAGGGTTACCAGACggtttatataatttatccCCGACTTCATAATagtttttatatttgttagataataaattctgTAATGCAATATTCTGTTCATTCAACATCTCAACGCTCATCGTTTCATTAGCTAATccattttgaatttttttcattacaCTAGCTTGCAAGCCCAGAGGTCCCGATGTTCTATTAACTAtatctttcaaatcattCATTGATACTTGCTTTTTCTCAGTATGTGAAGTTTTGATACCAGCTATTTTACTGAAACGCTCTATTTGGGTATCCTTGAACGAAACAATatgtttaattttatccttaggaaatttttgaatggtatttattaattgctTTGCAGCTATTTGTACTTGTGACATGACTAATGATACTAtagatatttcaaatatcgATTCCTTATTAGNNNNNNNNNNNNNNNNNNNNTATTAGTTAAATATAATCGGATAAAagtttcaataattttatcgAAGTGTAGTTGATATTAtggaaatttttataaatgtTCTTAACAATTAAGCCCTGTGATTTTCAATTCCCCGGAAATAGAAACGCCTAGTGTACCGCACCGTAAGAATACAATCACCTAACAAAagataatagaaaaaatttctatCAAGAGTTGCGATTATTCTAAGTTTTAATAACTCTATTTAATACTATAAAGAGTAAATGTCATTATATGtaagaatatatatctaatcAAGATTGAAAGATTTTCAAGCTCTTAGTACTATCTTCCCAggatatattattataagaTATATCTTTAATCGATTGAATAATATCTGAAATTGAACCACGAATTTGTTTTGTAGAATCTCTTTCTCTCAACGTTACAGATTCATCTTTTAAGGAGTCAAAATCAATTGTAATGCCAAAAGGGGTACCAAGCTCATCATTACGAGCATATCTTTTACCAATCGAGACACCAGAATCATCTATTTTAAATGGAATTTTTATAGATTTCAAGGCCTCAGACACCTTTGTAGTTATGGGAATCAAATccttattattagataacGGAACAATCAATACTTTAGTTGGAGCAACCAGTGGTGGGAAGGATAAGACACCTCTTGCAGAATCCTCTGGTCTTACCCAAAAACTATGCTcaaaaatagaatatataatacgCCCTATGCCAAATGAGGGTTCAATTACATTTGGAACATATTCTCTTACATGctctaattttttctttttttcaatggTAACTAGTTCTGaatctattgaaaattctTCTGTAAAACCAGGAACTGTAATAGCAAATGAACCATCTTTCAACAATGAAGATGCATATTTCTGTAACTCCTTCTGGGTTGACTTTAATAGAGCTGTTTCAATTATCTTCGAATCTTTTCTGAATCTTGGaccaaataattttctgtTAATGTCAATTTCCCATCTAGTAATCTCAACCGGACTAGGCAACATCTGCTTAACAACCATCTTTTCATTAGATTTCTTTGAATGAACAGTCAAGTCGTAAGCAGAACGATCGGCACAGCCGACACATTCGATCCAGCCATAAGAAGTTTTTAATTCTGTATCCCAACAATCTGCAGCATAGTGAGCCATCTCAGTATCTAAATGTTGACGaaatcttaatttttttggatcAGCTCCCACCTTAATtagaaattgataaattctACCCATGAAATAACCAAGAGTCTCGTTGtcaatcattttcattctGACAGCCTGACCTAAAGTCATAATAATTGGGGTAGTTTCACCTGATTCTTGTGCACTACGATGTAATAAAGGAACTTTAAGATCAGCTacagttttaaatttaggATGTGTCTTATCCAATGGGTCTAAGAAATGCTCAATTTCTGCCATTAAAAACTCTCGTACTCTTAAAAGACCTGCTCTTGGTGAGATTTCATTTCTAAAAGATTTACCAATAGAAGCTGATGCAAAAGGTACTTTCCCACTATTGAAATCTaacaatttattgaaatttaagAATTGGCCTTGAGCAGTTTCTGGTCTTAAAAACCCTTTTAACTGACCCGAAGGACCAATGGCAGTTTCAAACATTAAGTTGAAAGCGGTTGGAGGTTGTAGAGGTTCAAAAGTTACAGgatttctaatattatatttaatcaTTATATTACCCAAATCTTCTCCAGAAAACCCGTCAATTCTTGctaaaatattttcgtAATCTTCAATCTCTTCTTCGGTTAACtctttgaataataatccaTTTTTTCCCTTTGTAGTTTTTTGACcctctaataattttggattATCACGTTCATGCTGATTACAAATTCTTTTGTGCTCAGTCAAACGATTTTGTAATACTTGCTCAATCAAGTGATCAGCTCTAAAAATTTCTCCtgatttcaaatctttACACATCCAGTctgaaaatttatcaacATGTCCTGATGTTTTTAATACAGTATGAGGAGTTAACATAGAACAATCTACTTCAAGCATATTTTCTTCCAAGACAAAATGCTTTCTCCATTCATCAATAACATTTGCTTGGAAGGCACACCCGGCAGGACCATAGTCGTAAAGTCCAGAAATTCCAccatatatttcaaatgaaGGGGCATAAAAAAATCTCCTTTTCATTACGCCTTCCATTTGTTCTCTACTAAATTGGTAGTTTTGGCGTGTTTGAGAAACTTGTGCAGAATCCATGGCTTTAATTTTGACggatttcttttttgttgaGTTGATTTTGTTAGAAGTTTCTGtggaataatatttaatacaGAATATAGACTTATGATTGGTTTTTAGCTTATAATTTACACTAGCCTTGAATAATGCTGTGGTTGGGGGATAAGAAACCCTTTTAAATATGTTAAGAGGCTGCAATTTGTTAATGGTTAAATACGAAGGAGAACCCactgaaaaaaacaaaagagCAAAACATATACTGGGGTAAAAtctgaaaaataatgaattgtCTCATGatgattattatcttttcaaaatatcaatccccacattttttttttaaaatgatCTGTACAATGAGTCccttttcaaaaaaaaagcacCCCTACTGCCGCACCAAATCCGGACACTGTGTACCAAGTGTATTAAGAAATTGTTTTGTAGAGAACGAcacaaattatttaaaaaaattctgaAGAGAAAACTAGTATACAGGTCTATAAGCAATACATGGACTTTCTTATCTTTAAGCATGTAACGTTgagaattaataatatataattttgtgGGAGTAAATGGGTGTTATAGAATGGTTGTAAAAGTATATAATGGGTAAGTTAACTATCAACTAAATTCTGTCCATTGATTAGGCCGTTTAAGTTGTTATGTAAGCGCATGGCAACTTGTGGGTCCAACTTGGAAATTCTGTCAATTATATCTTGAAAATTAGCATTGTTTACATCAAAGTCTTCTTCATCGTTGgtatcatcttcatcctCATCATCATGTTGagcattaataatatcaattttgatttgatCATCGTTCTCATCTTCCTCATCTTGAAGTACCTCTTCATCAGGCTCACCGGTAGCTACACCGTTATCTTCATCATAATCTTCTGCATCAACATAATCTTTAGAGTTTGTACTTGACGTAGTCTCAGTACCAACCGTATCAGTAGCATTTTTGTCAGCCGAATTAGTTGAATCAGTTTCCCTCGATTCTTCTATAGTTTTAAGTGTATTAACCATATCTTCATCTGTATCATTCATTGGATAATCCCCATCTTTATCTAGAgaattacttttatttaattcacCATCAAACATTTCAGATTCATTTCTCTGTATACTTTCGCTTtcttgtttttgtttttcttctctttctTTAGCTTCCTTGATCATAGATTCCTTTGGATATAACATTGTTTTGaagtattttaatttatattgaTTGAAATTATGGTTTCCTTGAACTAAACAACCTAACTCATATTTAACtattcttctaatttttgtcaaatctaattcattaaacCACCCTGTGATTTCATTAAAGGAATCcaagaattgaatatttgaataaatttcGTTAATGTTTTCCTCATCTAATAAAAGATCAATTTGTAACATTAGGTACCATGGGATTTGTTTACCGTTAAATTTAAACCTATCATCTATATAACCTTTTTGATTTGactcaaaaattaaaggtGGTGGGGTTggcaaattttttttaattgttttcatatttaatagttttctttcaattttaaaatattcagtTTGATATTGAGCATATTTTGATGAGGTTCTTGGGTCAATGCcgaatttaatatatgtaTTTCTCCATGGCCCTAGGGTAAATCGATATGATACCAATGCAAGCGCAATCTTTAAAGTATGATGAATTTCCTTTGGCACAATACCATCAATATGTCGTTTAACCCAAATTGgtcttttttcaaataattcatctaaAACCTTTAAACATtcctttaaattttgataaaaattagATTCTTTCTTTGTACCTGGATAAACACCAGTTAATTCAgctttattaaaatcttgtaataaatattcacTTGGTTCAAAAGGTACAGGAGTTTCCATATTTAAAGCATGAAcaaataattgataatttttaatatatgtaCCTTTAACCTCTGTAATACCATTTGATTTCTTGGTAGCTAGCGGGTTTcctttataattatataataatggGAAATTTACCATGGAAAATTTAGGTGGAGGAGCTAATTGATAGTCAAAACTTGGTAAATTTATATCACCTTTATTACTGTTATCAATTGGTAAATtcgaaatattttcaaatgggtatttatcattatttggtacagaattaattaaagttttaaaattttgccaatttaaattaccaaaactatttaaaaattcatttgatGTTGGAcaatttgaaagattatATTGGAAATCTGACATTTCTCTGAATTTTATAGATCTATCAACAATACCAACTggtaaaattttatattcattttcactTAAATTAGATAACATTTCGGgaatattatgattatattttgCCATGGAACCTTTTGGTAcagataattttattaaaattgaatcatCTTTAAATGGAACATTTTTACCAACGATTGGA includes:
- the CBP6 gene encoding Cbp6p (similar to Saccharomyces cerevisiae CBP6 (YBR120C); ancestral locus Anc_3.380), with the translated sequence MSQVQIAAKQLINTIQKFPKDKIKHIVSFKDTQIERFSKIAGIKTSHTEKKQVSMNDLKDIVNRTSGPLGLQASVMKKIQNGLANETMSVEMLNEQNIALQNLLSNKYKNYYEVGDKLYKPSGNPQYYERIMNEIEGKKKETFGSALRTVFFGK
- the TBLA0F03090 gene encoding elongation factor 1-alpha (similar to Saccharomyces cerevisiae TEF2 (YBR118W) and TEF1 (YPR080W); ancestral locus Anc_3.378), yielding MGKAKAHVNVVVIGHVDSGKSTTTGHLIYKCGGIDKRTIEKFEKEAAELGKGSFKYAWVLDKLKAERERGITIDIALWKFETPKYQVTVIDAPGHRDFIKNMITGTSQADCAILIIAGGVGEFEAGISKDGQTREHALLAYTLGVKQLIVAVNKMDSVNWDEARFKEISKETANFIKKVGYNPKTVPFVPISGWNGDNMIEATTNASWYKGWEKETKAGVVKGKTLLEAIDSIEPPARPTDKPLRLPLQDVYKIGGIGTVPVGRVETGVIKPGMVVTFAPAGVTTEVKSVEMHHEQLAEGLPGDNVGFNVKNVSVKEIRRGNVCGDSKNDPPKGSESFNATVIVLNHPGQYSAGYSPVLDCHTAHIACRFDELLEKNDRRSGKKLEDNPKFLKSGDAALVKFVPSKPMCVEAFTDYPPLGRFAVRDMRQTVAVGVIKSVVKSDKAGKVTKAAAKASK
- the TFC1 gene encoding transcription factor TFIIIC subunit TFC1 (similar to Saccharomyces cerevisiae TFC1 (YBR123C); ancestral locus Anc_3.384); the protein is MSDQIDPSFIMALIDTPSNIPDATTNNLNSNLEENSSSTNNNTEGTSSTNSSKEELANIDSNSSSANDGITKNPRTKSLSTIQIAREYTLDIPHIPSIEFPLNIKNNKKSIRTAINMCGGIEKINSVLNSHHHSNNNKSSNINDSNLNSNSHNNNSNTNTNELELHLNNKFKFFNEHPIVGKNVPFKDDSILIKLSVPKGSMAKYNHNIPEMLSNLSENEYKILPVGIVDRSIKFREMSDFQYNLSNCPTSNEFLNSFGNLNWQNFKTLINSVPNNDKYPFENISNLPIDNSNKGDINLPSFDYQLAPPPKFSMVNFPLLYNYKGNPLATKKSNGITEVKGTYIKNYQLFVHALNMETPVPFEPSEYLLQDFNKAELTGVYPGTKKESNFYQNLKECLKVLDELFEKRPIWVKRHIDGIVPKEIHHTLKIALALVSYRFTLGPWRNTYIKFGIDPRTSSKYAQYQTEYFKIERKLLNMKTIKKNLPTPPPLIFESNQKGYIDDRFKFNGKQIPWYLMLQIDLLLDEENINEIYSNIQFLDSFNEITGWFNELDLTKIRRIVKYELGCLVQGNHNFNQYKLKYFKTMLYPKESMIKEAKEREEKQKQESESIQRNESEMFDGELNKSNSLDKDGDYPMNDTDEDMVNTLKTIEESRETDSTNSADKNATDTVGTETTSSTNSKDYVDAEDYDEDNGVATGEPDEEVLQDEEDENDDQIKIDIINAQHDDEDEDDTNDEEDFDVNNANFQDIIDRISKLDPQVAMRLHNNLNGLINGQNLVDS
- the TBLA0F03110 gene encoding uncharacterized protein (similar to Saccharomyces cerevisiae GRS1 (YBR121C) and GRS2 (YPR081C); ancestral locus Anc_3.381), with amino-acid sequence MDSAQVSQTRQNYQFSREQMEGVMKRRFFYAPSFEIYGGISGLYDYGPAGCAFQANVIDEWRKHFVLEENMLEVDCSMLTPHTVLKTSGHVDKFSDWMCKDLKSGEIFRADHLIEQVLQNRLTEHKRICNQHERDNPKLLEGQKTTKGKNGLLFKELTEEEIEDYENILARIDGFSGEDLGNIMIKYNIRNPVTFEPLQPPTAFNLMFETAIGPSGQLKGFLRPETAQGQFLNFNKLLDFNSGKVPFASASIGKSFRNEISPRAGLLRVREFLMAEIEHFLDPLDKTHPKFKTVADLKVPLLHRSAQESGETTPIIMTLGQAVRMKMIDNETLGYFMGRIYQFLIKVGADPKKLRFRQHLDTEMAHYAADCWDTELKTSYGWIECVGCADRSAYDLTVHSKKSNEKMVVKQMLPSPVEITRWEIDINRKLFGPRFRKDSKIIETALLKSTQKELQKYASSLLKDGSFAITVPGFTEEFSIDSELVTIEKKKKLEHVREYVPNVIEPSFGIGRIIYSIFEHSFWVRPEDSARGVLSFPPLVAPTKVLIVPLSNNKDLIPITTKVSEALKSIKIPFKIDDSGVSIGKRYARNDELGTPFGITIDFDSLKDESVTLRERDSTKQIRGSISDIIQSIKDISYNNISWEDSTKSLKIFQS